One Streptomyces sp. NBC_01351 genomic region harbors:
- a CDS encoding DUF6197 family protein: MNTRTESHFTHIDPDLYAKAFELLDPTPEPNAPAASAAPAPASFILAAPPVRLTGAVEKTLTDALNFLDTHGWAKHRLIHPEGARCSIGALRAAAGARNAAYEGAGNLLLDEARRQHGNQWESIPSWNDSHSGAQVRSVWEAAIRCAHHMNI, translated from the coding sequence ATGAACACCCGCACCGAAAGCCACTTCACCCACATTGACCCGGACCTGTACGCGAAGGCGTTCGAACTCCTCGACCCCACCCCGGAACCCAACGCCCCCGCAGCTTCCGCCGCTCCCGCACCGGCATCCTTCATCCTCGCCGCGCCGCCGGTACGCCTGACTGGCGCCGTCGAGAAGACCCTCACCGACGCCCTCAACTTCCTCGACACCCACGGCTGGGCCAAGCACCGGCTCATCCACCCCGAAGGTGCCCGCTGCTCCATCGGCGCGCTGCGCGCGGCGGCCGGCGCCCGCAACGCCGCCTACGAGGGCGCGGGGAACCTGCTCCTGGACGAGGCCCGCCGGCAGCACGGCAACCAGTGGGAGTCGATCCCCTCCTGGAACGACTCCCACAGCGGTGCCCAGGTGCGTAGCGTGTGGGAGGCCGCCATCCGGTGCGCCCACCACATGAACATCTGA
- a CDS encoding ParA family protein — MSSPNSGAEREKLVSKLPAHLQQALKVRAAQLQTDMQDAVASGIQAWRDCPDELPAVNTAGADSFGTYLPEGLYEDFKADCRHRGVSYIQGLAQSVVLWLADNPAGSQGITRRIVVCNQKGGVGKTAVSAGLAEALAEDGLRVLLVDYDPQGHLTHQLGLTAIPAGEESLITHMLHRELVKQPLLDLTVAIEGNRFGGRLRILPAAFDAFLLDSGLTMFRGPRHAALERAIAPLEEHFDVIVVDSPPSLGLAMDAALTFGRQRDEEKPGASGLIIPVEAEDTSAQAYGMLIQQIDSLSRDFDISIEQLGLVVNKFDSRRGYIATSSLDKWKSLGTPPVLAVVPDVKEQREAVRKQRPLLDYAPDCEQSHQMRQIARGVKIA, encoded by the coding sequence ATGTCATCTCCGAACTCGGGAGCTGAGCGGGAGAAGCTCGTCTCCAAGCTGCCCGCTCACCTTCAGCAAGCCCTCAAGGTCCGTGCAGCGCAGCTCCAGACCGATATGCAGGACGCGGTCGCCTCCGGCATCCAGGCCTGGCGTGACTGCCCGGACGAGCTTCCCGCCGTCAACACAGCAGGAGCCGACTCGTTCGGCACCTACCTCCCCGAGGGCCTCTACGAGGACTTCAAGGCAGACTGCCGCCACCGCGGCGTCTCCTACATCCAAGGGCTGGCGCAGTCCGTCGTTCTCTGGCTTGCCGACAACCCTGCCGGATCCCAGGGCATCACGCGGCGAATCGTCGTCTGTAACCAGAAGGGCGGCGTCGGCAAGACCGCCGTCTCCGCCGGCCTCGCCGAGGCCCTGGCCGAGGACGGCCTGCGCGTCCTACTTGTGGACTATGACCCGCAAGGCCACCTCACCCACCAGCTCGGCCTGACCGCCATCCCTGCCGGTGAGGAGAGCCTCATCACGCACATGCTGCACCGCGAGCTGGTCAAGCAACCGCTCCTCGACCTCACCGTTGCCATAGAGGGCAACCGGTTTGGCGGACGACTGCGGATCCTTCCCGCAGCCTTCGACGCGTTCCTCCTCGACTCGGGTCTCACGATGTTCAGGGGTCCGCGCCACGCTGCACTCGAGCGCGCCATCGCCCCGCTGGAGGAACACTTCGACGTCATCGTCGTGGACTCCCCGCCCAGCCTCGGCCTTGCCATGGACGCGGCCCTCACCTTCGGCCGCCAGCGCGACGAGGAAAAGCCCGGAGCCTCAGGCCTCATCATCCCCGTGGAAGCCGAAGACACCTCAGCGCAGGCGTACGGGATGCTCATCCAGCAGATCGACTCCCTCTCCCGAGACTTCGACATCTCCATCGAGCAGCTCGGTCTCGTGGTCAACAAGTTCGACAGCCGCCGCGGCTACATCGCGACATCGTCACTCGACAAGTGGAAGTCGCTGGGTACTCCCCCGGTCCTCGCCGTCGTTCCAGACGTGAAGGAACAGCGCGAGGCCGTCCGCAAGCAGCGCCCGCTGTTGGACTACGCGCCCGACTGCGAGCAGTCCCACCAGATGCGGCAGATCGCACGAGGGGTGAAGATCGCATGA
- a CDS encoding ParB/RepB/Spo0J family partition protein: MSKADMLGDSPTFDAVAQPMSSRAASFARFSGQDAEPAISQQETRRVPLEALAHNPYNPRVELRSVEDLADSLASRGIIQPLTIVTKMAFLEAHPGQSNLGRAAFVVVDGNRRLAAARLAGLDDVPVHVDNSLAESADTLLETALTAAVQHESLDPLDEAKALERLVAVHGSQRAVARALGKSSPWVTQRIALLKLTPELQTAVENRSLPVEIARNVGQLPAQQQQEAVEEALEKRARTKQRKQTQTAKGANAVSTPAAATAADPVQVSPPSGGLPSSVDVESAATETTHIPQPTSPRVREPWDDGHKVADLVFEKMDLAQREVLLERLLAAHGND; encoded by the coding sequence ATGAGCAAGGCGGACATGCTGGGGGACTCCCCCACGTTCGACGCGGTCGCTCAGCCAATGAGCAGCCGGGCTGCCAGCTTCGCCCGGTTCTCGGGGCAGGACGCTGAGCCGGCCATCAGCCAGCAAGAGACCCGCCGTGTGCCTTTGGAGGCTCTGGCACACAACCCGTATAACCCTCGTGTGGAGCTCCGGTCCGTCGAGGACCTCGCGGACAGCCTGGCCTCGCGTGGAATCATCCAGCCCCTCACCATCGTCACCAAGATGGCGTTCCTCGAAGCACACCCGGGTCAGTCGAATCTCGGCCGTGCCGCGTTCGTCGTCGTGGACGGCAACAGACGCCTTGCCGCCGCGCGGCTCGCAGGCCTGGACGACGTGCCGGTGCACGTCGACAACTCCCTTGCCGAGAGCGCCGACACCCTCCTGGAGACCGCCCTCACCGCAGCCGTTCAGCACGAGAGCCTGGATCCGCTAGACGAGGCGAAAGCCCTTGAGCGCCTCGTTGCCGTACACGGATCCCAGCGTGCCGTCGCGCGCGCCCTGGGTAAGTCCAGCCCGTGGGTGACCCAGCGCATTGCCCTGTTGAAGCTGACCCCGGAACTCCAGACCGCTGTTGAGAACCGCAGCCTTCCGGTAGAGATCGCGCGGAACGTCGGGCAGCTGCCTGCGCAGCAGCAGCAGGAGGCGGTCGAGGAAGCCCTCGAGAAGCGGGCTCGGACCAAGCAGCGTAAGCAGACCCAGACCGCCAAGGGTGCTAACGCCGTTAGCACCCCGGCTGCGGCCACCGCAGCCGACCCAGTGCAAGTGTCCCCGCCTTCAGGGGGCCTGCCCTCGTCCGTGGACGTCGAGAGTGCCGCCACCGAGACAACACACATCCCTCAGCCGACCAGTCCTAGGGTCCGGGAACCTTGGGACGACGGTCACAAGGTCGCCGACCTCGTCTTCGAGAAGATGGACCTCGCGCAGCGTGAGGTGCTCCTGGAGCGCCTTCTTGCCGCCCATGGCAACGACTAG
- a CDS encoding ribosomal protein L7/L12, with product MESVLLSAALVLVVLLFLSSPAGKIVSVERRLARLERKMDLLLGHLGVEEPQIPGMERVHELIRQGKKIEAIKVYRQLTGEGLKEAKDAVERMS from the coding sequence ATGGAATCCGTACTGCTGTCCGCCGCCCTTGTGCTCGTTGTCCTGCTCTTTCTGTCGTCCCCGGCGGGGAAGATCGTGAGTGTCGAGCGGCGGCTTGCCCGTCTGGAGCGGAAGATGGATCTGCTGCTCGGCCACCTCGGTGTGGAGGAGCCGCAGATACCCGGCATGGAGCGGGTGCATGAACTGATCCGGCAGGGTAAGAAGATCGAGGCCATCAAGGTGTATCGACAGCTCACCGGCGAAGGGCTCAAGGAGGCCAAGGACGCTGTGGAGCGGATGAGCTGA
- a CDS encoding IclR family transcriptional regulator domain-containing protein, with protein sequence MSRNDSGRGPRPGYALDGFAAVLSGLKGPKDYWDRPDGNWGLLIGPRAVARRRHANSCYRLGSKALRAGDWQRAAAWLTRARAERHPGAAFRMAVVLWRTAAVANDQAGRGQDIVAAVMDAARFGHGDAQRLLEENGWSVPSATEQSATAVSGSTGAARWQDPAFADAVAEALAVLRPGVPRARRRPLAPQEVLTDEEPSSIENPSVALGSVNSGGARWEGGEQYGESAIGFQLGTLWAPPSAATDPGHTPRQWEDSLRILDVLQLIRETGPGVPTEVVATTAGITTAAAAELLVWLSETSLTRRLSDGTWEPGPLLERIDRGEDVLKPVLDQLMEDTGAAVYVSTYDDGEIVVPHSAFGPTAPEVTVTAEFCDTAHASAVGKALLSQLDEDARKEHLSRRPTIPLTSRTITDHLQLFDDLDRYGPEGTHFDKREYSDDWYCVAVSLPLPDRACCVAVALPVARSRRLLKAADILSNRSTGLLLALVLATYSAPQTDKPRKEDQPSTDDHLTKPVQNTAPLESSLFVPPSGLLLPPSLTGRHTTTSGLLIVSQR encoded by the coding sequence GTGAGCAGGAATGACAGCGGCCGAGGCCCTCGTCCGGGGTACGCCCTGGACGGGTTCGCCGCCGTACTGTCCGGACTGAAGGGACCGAAGGACTACTGGGACCGCCCAGACGGAAACTGGGGACTGCTGATCGGCCCGCGCGCGGTCGCACGGCGTCGGCACGCGAACTCGTGCTATCGCCTAGGGAGCAAGGCGTTGCGCGCCGGGGACTGGCAGCGCGCGGCAGCCTGGCTCACGCGCGCCCGAGCTGAGCGGCATCCGGGGGCAGCGTTCCGGATGGCCGTCGTGCTGTGGCGAACTGCGGCAGTCGCCAACGATCAGGCGGGCCGGGGGCAGGACATCGTCGCGGCGGTGATGGACGCGGCCCGCTTTGGTCACGGTGATGCGCAGCGTCTGCTGGAGGAGAACGGCTGGTCCGTCCCCAGCGCCACGGAGCAGTCCGCCACGGCGGTGTCTGGGTCAACGGGGGCGGCCAGGTGGCAGGACCCGGCGTTCGCCGACGCCGTTGCCGAGGCACTGGCTGTACTGCGGCCCGGTGTTCCGCGCGCGCGCCGGCGGCCCCTGGCCCCGCAGGAGGTCCTGACAGACGAGGAACCGTCCTCCATCGAGAACCCTTCGGTGGCCCTGGGTTCCGTGAACAGCGGCGGTGCTCGCTGGGAAGGCGGCGAGCAATATGGCGAATCGGCGATCGGGTTCCAGCTCGGCACGCTCTGGGCCCCGCCCTCGGCGGCGACTGACCCCGGACACACGCCGCGGCAGTGGGAAGACTCGCTGCGGATCCTGGACGTGCTCCAGCTGATCAGGGAAACCGGCCCTGGCGTCCCCACCGAGGTGGTGGCGACGACCGCGGGCATCACCACGGCCGCTGCGGCGGAACTGCTGGTCTGGCTCAGCGAGACCAGCCTCACCCGGCGTTTGTCCGACGGGACATGGGAGCCCGGTCCGCTGCTGGAGCGGATTGACCGCGGCGAGGACGTCCTGAAACCGGTACTCGACCAGCTCATGGAGGACACCGGCGCCGCCGTCTATGTCAGCACGTACGACGACGGCGAGATCGTCGTCCCCCATTCCGCCTTCGGCCCCACAGCCCCCGAGGTCACCGTCACCGCAGAGTTCTGCGATACCGCGCACGCGAGTGCGGTCGGCAAAGCCCTGCTCTCCCAGCTCGACGAGGACGCGCGCAAGGAGCACCTGTCCAGGCGTCCCACCATCCCGCTCACCAGCCGAACCATCACCGACCACCTGCAGCTCTTCGACGACCTGGACCGCTACGGACCGGAAGGCACTCACTTCGACAAGCGGGAGTACTCCGACGACTGGTACTGCGTCGCCGTCTCCCTACCGCTGCCTGACAGGGCCTGCTGCGTCGCCGTCGCCCTACCCGTCGCCCGCTCCCGCCGTCTCCTCAAGGCCGCCGACATCCTCAGCAACCGCTCCACCGGCCTGCTCCTCGCGCTCGTCCTCGCCACGTACAGCGCACCCCAGACCGACAAACCTCGGAAGGAAGACCAGCCGTCCACCGACGACCACCTGACTAAGCCTGTCCAAAACACTGCACCCCTGGAGAGCAGCCTGTTCGTACCGCCCAGCGGTCTGCTGCTGCCCCCGTCCCTGACTGGCCGCCATACCACGACCAGCGGCCTGCTGATCGTCAGCCAACGCTGA